In a single window of the Labrus mixtus chromosome 20, fLabMix1.1, whole genome shotgun sequence genome:
- the hoatz gene encoding cilia- and flagella-associated protein HOATZ, with protein MCDQEEIDKFFTVFEGSSPEDVSHARSLWSSQSLLPPLESRLVSADIRQRLPVSRPRGVSSTAGPKQSVQVQQPQLSVHALRQRQEDRRRYEAMADQRKEILALLRRHREQRIQKEMISADFKPKVKLGQEKQTQFENSSDSEMDMELVQQLQ; from the coding sequence atgtgtgaCCAGGAGGAGATTGATAAATTCTTCACCGTGTTTGAGGGCTCTTCTCCGGAGGACGTGTCCCACGCCAGGAGTCTCTGGAGCTCGCAGTCGCTCCTGCCGCCGCTGGAGTCCCGCCTCGTGTCCGCAGACATCCGCCAGAGGCTACCCGTGTCCCGGCCAAGAGGAGTGAGCAGCACCGCCGGTCCCAAACAGTCGGTCCAGGTCCAGCAGCCGCAGCTGAGCGTCCACGCTCTCCGGCagagacaggaggacagacGGCGGTATGAAGCCATGGCGGACCAGAGGAAGGAGATCCTGGCGCTGCTGAGGAGGCACAGGGAGCAGAGGATCCAGAAGGAGATGATCTCTGCGGACTTTAAACCGAAGGTCAAGTTGGGCCAAGAGAAGCAGACCCAGTTTGAAAACTCCTCAGACTCTGAAATGGACATGGAGTTGGTGCAACAGCTGCAATAG